The nucleotide sequence CCTCGTCGCCGTGTCGCGGCTGCGCCGCGCGGCGCAGAAGGCCGGGCTCGGCGAGGTCGTGGCGATGGGTTCCAACCTGCGCCTGGCGCCGGCCGTGCTGCCCGACTCGCTGCAGGTGCGCCTGCAGCGCATGTACCCGGGGTCGAAGTACCACGCGGCTCCGAAGGTCGCGACCGTCCCGCTGCCGCGCGTGAACGGCGAGGCGCTCGACGACGCGTCCCTGATCACGTGGGTGGCCGACCTGCTGGGGGCGCTGTTCCCGGAGAAGGAGCAGGCCGCCGCCGAGCGCGCCAGCTGACGCGACCCGTCCCGCGCATCCGTGGGTCGCAACACGCCGCTATGCGGCGGCCATAACGGCGCGTTGCGCCCCACGGATGCGACGGGGTCAGGCAGACGGCTCCGCCTGTGATTCCGGCTCCGCCCGCTTCCGCGGATCCGGGTGCGGGTGCTCCCGTCGGTTGCGCCGGGCCAGCGCGCTGACGAGGAACCCGGAGACGACGATCGCGACCGCCGACCCGAGCAGCACGGCCAGCGTGCCCTCCGCCCGGACCTCCTCCGACCCGGCGAACGCCAGCTCGTTCATGAGCAGGGAGACGGTGAAGCCGATCCCGCCGAGCGCGGCGACGGTGACGAGCCCGAAGAGCGAGATGCGCCCGCGTTCGGCACCGCGCTTCGTGAACGAGCCGAGCCATCCACCCAGGGTGATGCCGATGAGCTTGCCGACAGGCAGGGCGACCAGGATGCCCCAGAACGCCGGCGACAGCTGCGACGGCGACACGGCGGGGATGGGCACCAGCGCCGCCGAGAACGCGAACAGCGGCAGGATGAGCCCATTCGACCACGGTTCGAGGGCGTGCGTGACCTTCCCGGCAGGCCGGCGCGCCATGACGAGCCCGAGGGCGACGCCCGCGATGGTCGCGTGCACGCCGGAGTCGTAGACCAGCCACCAGGTGAGCAGAGCGAGCAGCACCATGAGGACACCGAGCGGCCAGCGCATCCGCCCGCGCAGCCTCCGGCTCAGCACCCCGAACACGGCGACCGTGACGGCGGCGAGCGCCAGCTCCAGCAGGTTCGGGTCGGTGGTGAAGAACACGGCGATGATGACGATCGCGATGAGGTCGTCGAGCACCGCGAGGGCCAGCAGGAAGACGCGCAGCCGGTTCGGCAGCCCGCGGCCGAAGACGGCGAGCACGCCGAGCGCGAAGGCGATGTCCGTCGCGGTCGGGATGGGCCACCCCTGCGACACGCCGGTGCCCGCGGTCAGCGCCAGGTAGATCCCCGCAGGCACGACCACGCCGGCGACCGCCGCGATCGCCGGATGGATGGCCTTCTGCACACTGTTGAGCTCGCCCACGACGAGCTCGTGCTTGAGCTCGACCGCGACGATGAAGAAGAAGATCGCGAGCAGGCCGTCGCTGATCCAATGGCCGACGCTCAGGTCGAGCGGCCCGGCTCCGAGGTGGGCGTGCTGAACGTCGAGCAGCGCGGGGCCGAGGGCCGTGTTGGCGAGGAGGAGGCCGAGCGCGGCCGCTCCGAGGAGGAGTCCGGCGGCGGTGCGCTCGGATCGGATGATGCTCATGCGGTCACCAATCATGCGGGGTCACGGAAACGACGCCGACCAGACTTCCCGGCACACCGCTCATGACTCTACCCGGTGGCAGGATGGATGAATCGTAGAGCGAGGAGGTCGGCATGGGCGAGGCAGTGGGTCAGGATCCGGGTCCGGTGGTCGTACCGGAGGCCGCGACGAAGCTCGACGAGCTGGTCGCCGTGATGGCCCGCCTGCGCGCTCCGGGAGGGTGCCCGTGGGATGCCGACCAGACCCACGAGTCGCTGGTGCAGTACCTGATCGAAGAGACCTACGAGCTCATCGACGCCATCGAGACCGGTGACCGCGACGAGCTGCTCGAGGAGCTGGGCGACGTGCTGTACCAGGTGCTCTTCCACGCCGATATCGCGGCGCACACGCCGGGGGAGGACTTCGACATCCAGGATGTCGCCGCGCACATGACTGCGAAGATGGTCGGCCGCCACCCGCACGTCTTCGGCGACCGGACCGCCGCCGACGCCCGCCGGGCCGAGACCGCGGACGACGTGGTCGGGTTCTGGGACGAGCTGAAGAAGCAGGAGAAGCCGGGCCGCACGAGCGTGCTCGACGGCATCCCCCAGAGCATGCCCTCGCTCGCGCTGGCCGACAAGCTGCTCGGCCGCGCGCAGAAGGTCGGTCTGCTCGACCTGCAGGAGTCGGGCGGCGTGCAGGTGGCCAGCGAGGACGAACTCGGGCCGCTGCTGCTCGCGATCGTCGCGTCGGCCAAGGCGCAGGGGCTGGATGCGGAGCGCGCGCTGCGCTCGACCCTGCGCGACCTGCAGGACGAGATCCGCGACCAGGAGGCCGTCTAGGCCCCGCCGCTATCTCACTCGCTGAGCGAAGCCAGGTATTCGCGGATGCCGTCCGTCACCAGCAGGTGGTCCTCCTCCGAGGTGAGGCCCGACGCGGTGACCGCTCCGACGACGCCGGTGCCGGTGACCCGGATCGGGAACGAGCCACCGGTGAGCGCGTAGTCGCGTGCATCGAGCCAGCCGAGACCCTCCACATCCACGTCGGCCAGGCGGAGAGCCACCAGGGCGCTGCTCGCCTCGAACCGGTGCACGACGGCAGCCTTCTTGCGGATCCAATCCTGCTGATCGACCGTCGTTCCGGGCAGCATGGCGCGGAACAGGATGTGATCTCCGCGCCGGATGTCGACGGCCACACCGGCGTCGGCCGCGAGCGCGCGCTCGATGATGAGGCTCCCCAGGCGCCACGCTGCGGCGAGGTCGAACGACGGCAGGACGAGCTCCCGCTCCTGCTGCTCGAGAAACGGGATCGAGAGGTCGGTCATCGTGGTCCTTCGCTCGGGGCCGCCGCACGGCGCGTCACGCCGACACTAGCCGAGTGGGCCTACGCCGTGTGGTGCCGTCCGAGCGGTACAACGAGCGGCGTCCCGGTCACCGGGTCGTCGGCGATGACCGACTCGACGCCGAACACGTCGCGCACGAGCTCCGCCGTGACCACCGCGGCCGGGTCTCCCGCCGCCACGACCGACCCCGAGCGCATGGCGATGAGGTGTCCGGCATACCGCGCGGCCAGATTGAGGTCGTGCAGCACCATGACGACCGTCGTGCCACGGGCGGCGTTGAGGTCGAGCAGGAGATCGAGCACATCCAGCTGGTGGCTGAGGTCGAGGAAGGTCGTCGGCTCGTCCAGCAGGAGGATGTCGGTGCGCTGGGCGAGCGCCATCGCGATCCACACGCGCTGCCGCTGACCGCCGGAGAGCTCGTCCACTGGACGGTCGGCGAGGTCGGTGATCCCGGTCGCCGTCATGGCCTCGGCCACCGCTTCGTCGTCCTCGGCCGTCCAACGCCGGAACCAGCCCTGGTGCGGGTAGCGGCCGCGCGAGACCAGGTCCGCGACGGTGATGCCGTCGGGCGCGGTCGGCGTCTGGGGCAGCAGTCCGAGGCGCTGCGCCACCTGTTTGGTCGGCAGCGAGTGGATGTCGGAGCCGTCGAGCAGGACGCTGCCGGAGGCCGGCGGGAGCAGCCGCGACAGCCCGCGCAGCAGGGTCGACTTGCCGCAGGCGTTCGGCCCGACGATGGCGGTCACGCGGCCGGCCGGTATGTCGAGGTCGAGTCCGTCGACCACCACCCGTCCCTCGTAGGCGAGCGACAGATCGCGGGCGGCCAGCTCCGGCACGGCGGAAGGGGTCTCGTATGTCATGTCAGCCTCCACGGCCGATGCGGTTGGTCCTGGCGAGCAGCCAGAGCAGGTAGGGGGCGCCGACGATCCCGGTGACGACGCCGACCGGCAGCACGACGCCCGGGAGCGCGAACTGGGCGACGATGTCCGAGACGACGAGGATGAGCGCGCCGAGCAGCGCCGACGGGACGAGCGCGAGCGACCCGCGGCCCAGCAGCCGCCGGGCGATCGGCGCGGCGAGAAACGCGACGAAGGAGACCGGACCGGCGACGGCGACGGCGAGAGCCGCGAGCGCGACGGCCACGGCGACCACCAGGAGGCGGGTGCGCTCCGGCCGCACACCGAGCCCGGCGGCGAGGTCGTCGCCGAGGGACAGGGCTCCGAGCGGACGGCCGATCAGCAGTGCGCAGGGCACCAGCAGCACCGTCCCGATGCCGAGCACCAGCAGCGAGGTGGGGTCGACGGAGTTGAGGCTCCCGGTGATCCACACCAGCGCCTGCTGCACGTCGGAGAGGTCGGCGCGGGTGAGCACGTACGAGACGATGCCCGCGCAGAAGGCCGCGATCCCGATCCCGACCAGCACGAAGCGGTAGCCGCTGACACCGTGGCGCCAGGCCAGCAGGTAGATGGCCGCGGCGGCGACGAGCGTCCCAGCGAGCACGATGCCGGAGAGTGCGAGACCCGTGAGCCCGAACCAGATCAGGGCGACGGAGCCTGTCGCGCTCGCCGCCGCGGTGATGCCGATGATGTCGGGGCTCGCGAGCGGGTTGCGGGCGACCGACTGGATGAGCGCACCGGAGAGCCCGAGGCACGCTCCGACCAGGGCGCCCGCGATCAGCCGCGGCAGCCGCAGCTCGAGGATGACGAACGACGTCAGCCGGTCGGCGCGGCCGACCAGTGCGGCCAGCACGTCCGCGGGCGAGACCGCCACAGCGCCGAGCGTCAGGGAGACGGCCGCGACGAGGAGGACGAGCACGGCGAGCACGATCGAAACCCGGAGCGCGCGCGAACGGCCGTGGCGCCGGTCGGCGCGCACCGCATCCACCGTGCCGGCGGCCGACGTGCCCCCGTCCGACGTGCCCCCGGCCCGTGACGGCGGGGACACCGGTGCGGCGCTCACAGGCTCACCAGCCGTCGGCGCCGCACCAGCGCGATGAACACCGGCGCGCCCACGAACGCCAGCACGACGCCCACCTGCAGCTCACCGGGAGGGGCGACGACGCGGCCGAGGATGTCGCACGCGAGCAGCAGCGTCGGTGCGGCGACCGCCGAGTACGCCAGGATCCAGCGGTAGTCCGCCCCGACCACGCGCCGGGCGATATGCGGGATGATCAGGCCGAGGAACGCGATGGGCCCGACCGCCGCGGTGGCCGAGCCGCAGAGCAGGACGATCGCCACCCCGCAGAGCACGCGCGTCACACCCACGCGCTGTCCGAGACCGCGGGCGACGTCGTCGCCGAGCGCGAGGCCGTTCAGCAGCCTCCCGAGCCCGAGCGCCAGGATCGCGCCGACGGTGAGCGTCGGGAGGATCTGCCACAGCACCCCGAATCCGCGGCCGGCGAGCGATCCCACCTGCCAGAAGCGCATGGCGTCGAGCGAGGCGCGGCTGGTCAGCTCCACCGCGGTGATCAGCGAACCCAGGGCGGCCGAGACGGCCGCTCCCGCGAGCGCCAGCTTGACCGGCGTCGCCCCTTCGCGCCCGAGGGAGGAGACGGCGTAGACGAGCACGGAGGCGAGCGCCGCGCCGGCGAACGCGAACCACAGGTACCCCGTCGGCGCGGTGATGCCCAGGAACGCGATGGCGACGACCACGGCGAGCGACGCCCCGAAGTTGACGCCGAGGATGCCGGGGTCGGCCAGCGGGTTGCGCGACAGCCCTTGCATGACCGTGCCGGCGAGCCCCAGGGCGAGCCCGGTGACCAGCCCCAGCAGAGTGCGGGGGAGGCGGCTGTCCACGACCACGAGGGAGTCAGGGTCGCTGCGCGAGTAGTGCAGCAGGGCGTGCACGACGTCGGCCGGGGCGATCGTACGCGCGCCGACCATGAGGCTCAGCACCGAGACGACCACGAGCAGGACGGCCGCGACGGCGAAGCCCGCGAGCAGGCGGCGGCGCCGGGCGCGCGGGGACGACCCCGCGCGACCGGTACCCGCCCCGCCGGCGGCGGCGGGCGCGTCGACGCTCGCGGACATCCGCGCTACTTGACCTTGTCGGCGGCCTTGGCCAGCTGCGGCACGTAGCGGTCGAGCATCCACGGGATGCTGAGCACGCTGGGCGCGCTGGTCGCGGCGACGAACGACCGTCCGATGATGGGGGCGAAACGGCCCTCCTTGATCGTCGGCATCGCGGCGACGAGCGGGTCGGAGGTGAACGCATCCACCGCGGCCTGGTCTTCGAAGTACATCACCAGCAGGTCGGTGTCGATCTTGGACAGGTTCTCGTAGCTGAGCTGGTAGAAGAAGCTGCCGTCGCCCTTCGAGGAGTCGAGGGAGGCGATGCTCGGGGAATTCTTGAGCCCCAGGTCGTTGAGCAGCTGCACGCGCGGGTCGTCGGCGCGGTAGACGTTGAGCTTGCCCGGCTCGTTGGCGGCGGCGTAGAAGAAGGTCTTGTCCTTGAGCACCGGGTACTTCCCGGCGAGCGCGGTCACCGAGTCCTCGGTCTTCGTGACGAGGGCGTCCGTCTCCTTCGTCATGCCGAGCGCCTTGCCGACGATCTCGGTCTGGTCGCGCCAGCTGGTGGACCACGGCTTCTCCGGGTAGGCGACGACCGGGGCGATCTTGCTGAGCGTGTCGTACTCCGCCTGCGTCAGCCCGGAGTACGGGGCGAGGATGACGTCCGGCTTGGCCGTCACGAAGTCCTCGAACGGCACCTCTCCGGTGTCGGCGGGGATGATCTTCGGCGTCTTCCCGCCGAGCTCCTTGATCCGATCGGCGTCCCACGGCAGGATGCCGTCCGCGGTGCCGCCGTAGGCGAACGCCGGCATGGCGACCGGGACGATGCCGAGAGCCAGGACGATGTCCTGCGCACC is from Leifsonia sp. 466MF and encodes:
- the nhaA gene encoding Na+/H+ antiporter NhaA, producing the protein MSIIRSERTAAGLLLGAAALGLLLANTALGPALLDVQHAHLGAGPLDLSVGHWISDGLLAIFFFIVAVELKHELVVGELNSVQKAIHPAIAAVAGVVVPAGIYLALTAGTGVSQGWPIPTATDIAFALGVLAVFGRGLPNRLRVFLLALAVLDDLIAIVIIAVFFTTDPNLLELALAAVTVAVFGVLSRRLRGRMRWPLGVLMVLLALLTWWLVYDSGVHATIAGVALGLVMARRPAGKVTHALEPWSNGLILPLFAFSAALVPIPAVSPSQLSPAFWGILVALPVGKLIGITLGGWLGSFTKRGAERGRISLFGLVTVAALGGIGFTVSLLMNELAFAGSEEVRAEGTLAVLLGSAVAIVVSGFLVSALARRNRREHPHPDPRKRAEPESQAEPSA
- a CDS encoding MazG family protein is translated as MGEAVGQDPGPVVVPEAATKLDELVAVMARLRAPGGCPWDADQTHESLVQYLIEETYELIDAIETGDRDELLEELGDVLYQVLFHADIAAHTPGEDFDIQDVAAHMTAKMVGRHPHVFGDRTAADARRAETADDVVGFWDELKKQEKPGRTSVLDGIPQSMPSLALADKLLGRAQKVGLLDLQESGGVQVASEDELGPLLLAIVASAKAQGLDAERALRSTLRDLQDEIRDQEAV
- a CDS encoding heme-degrading domain-containing protein encodes the protein MTDLSIPFLEQQERELVLPSFDLAAAWRLGSLIIERALAADAGVAVDIRRGDHILFRAMLPGTTVDQQDWIRKKAAVVHRFEASSALVALRLADVDVEGLGWLDARDYALTGGSFPIRVTGTGVVGAVTASGLTSEEDHLLVTDGIREYLASLSE
- a CDS encoding ABC transporter ATP-binding protein, whose translation is MTYETPSAVPELAARDLSLAYEGRVVVDGLDLDIPAGRVTAIVGPNACGKSTLLRGLSRLLPPASGSVLLDGSDIHSLPTKQVAQRLGLLPQTPTAPDGITVADLVSRGRYPHQGWFRRWTAEDDEAVAEAMTATGITDLADRPVDELSGGQRQRVWIAMALAQRTDILLLDEPTTFLDLSHQLDVLDLLLDLNAARGTTVVMVLHDLNLAARYAGHLIAMRSGSVVAAGDPAAVVTAELVRDVFGVESVIADDPVTGTPLVVPLGRHHTA
- a CDS encoding FecCD family ABC transporter permease; this encodes MSAAPVSPPSRAGGTSDGGTSAAGTVDAVRADRRHGRSRALRVSIVLAVLVLLVAAVSLTLGAVAVSPADVLAALVGRADRLTSFVILELRLPRLIAGALVGACLGLSGALIQSVARNPLASPDIIGITAAASATGSVALIWFGLTGLALSGIVLAGTLVAAAAIYLLAWRHGVSGYRFVLVGIGIAAFCAGIVSYVLTRADLSDVQQALVWITGSLNSVDPTSLLVLGIGTVLLVPCALLIGRPLGALSLGDDLAAGLGVRPERTRLLVVAVAVALAALAVAVAGPVSFVAFLAAPIARRLLGRGSLALVPSALLGALILVVSDIVAQFALPGVVLPVGVVTGIVGAPYLLWLLARTNRIGRGG
- a CDS encoding FecCD family ABC transporter permease, encoding MSASVDAPAAAGGAGTGRAGSSPRARRRRLLAGFAVAAVLLVVVSVLSLMVGARTIAPADVVHALLHYSRSDPDSLVVVDSRLPRTLLGLVTGLALGLAGTVMQGLSRNPLADPGILGVNFGASLAVVVAIAFLGITAPTGYLWFAFAGAALASVLVYAVSSLGREGATPVKLALAGAAVSAALGSLITAVELTSRASLDAMRFWQVGSLAGRGFGVLWQILPTLTVGAILALGLGRLLNGLALGDDVARGLGQRVGVTRVLCGVAIVLLCGSATAAVGPIAFLGLIIPHIARRVVGADYRWILAYSAVAAPTLLLACDILGRVVAPPGELQVGVVLAFVGAPVFIALVRRRRLVSL
- a CDS encoding iron-siderophore ABC transporter substrate-binding protein; the encoded protein is MLPVPRAARRRSRLAVIATAIVASAALALTGCSAGGSAAQSSSDSGTGAFPVTVKSALGEAKIDEKPKRIATWGWGAQDIVLALGIVPVAMPAFAYGGTADGILPWDADRIKELGGKTPKIIPADTGEVPFEDFVTAKPDVILAPYSGLTQAEYDTLSKIAPVVAYPEKPWSTSWRDQTEIVGKALGMTKETDALVTKTEDSVTALAGKYPVLKDKTFFYAAANEPGKLNVYRADDPRVQLLNDLGLKNSPSIASLDSSKGDGSFFYQLSYENLSKIDTDLLVMYFEDQAAVDAFTSDPLVAAMPTIKEGRFAPIIGRSFVAATSAPSVLSIPWMLDRYVPQLAKAADKVK